A genomic window from Diospyros lotus cultivar Yz01 chromosome 2, ASM1463336v1, whole genome shotgun sequence includes:
- the LOC127794057 gene encoding methylecgonone reductase-like — MHVPEVKLNSGHKMPLIQMGTAADPLPRPDHLTSTFLAGIEAGYRRLLPHRRAPRGRGGHLRPCSKLWGTDAHHDLVLPAFNNALQGWGWNMWTLYLVHCPAGWESPPSLWVSANFGCLKLSKLLQNATIQPAVNRVEMTPACQQPKLRQFCKERGIRVSMVSTGGPVELHEDLLQ; from the exons ATGCATGTCCCAGAAGTGAAACTCAACTCCGGCCACAAGATGCCGCTCATCCAAATGGGCACGGCGGCCGATCCCCTCCCACGGCCGGACCACCTCACCTCCACCTTCCTCGCCGGCATCGAGGCCGGGTACCGCCGCCTTCTACCGCACCGAAGAGCCCCTCGCGGTCGTGGTGGGCAT CTCCGCCCCTGTTCCAAGCTCTGGGGCACCGATGCCCACCACGACCTCGTCCTCCCCGCCTTTAACAACGCACTGCA AGGCTGGGGCTGGAATATGTGGACTCTTTACCTGGTTCATTGTCCGGCGGGGTGGGAATCTCCACCAAGTCTGTGGGTGTCAGCCAACTTTGGCTGCCTGAAGCTCTCCAAGCTTCTTCAGAATGCCACCATCCAGCCTGCAGTCAATCGG GTCGAAATGACTCCGGCATGCCAGCAGCCGAAGCTTAGGCAGTTCTGCAAGGAGAGGGGAATTCGTGTGAGTATGGTCTCCACTGGGGGGCCAGTGGAGCTGCATGAAGATCTCTTGCAGTGA